One Natator depressus isolate rNatDep1 chromosome 6, rNatDep2.hap1, whole genome shotgun sequence DNA window includes the following coding sequences:
- the ATXN3 gene encoding ataxin-3 isoform X2 codes for MWSREVEAAAGSGQINMEAIFHERQEGSLCAQHCLNNLLQGEYFSPVELSSIAQQLDEEERIRMAEGGVSSEEYRTFLQPSGNMDDSGYFSIQVISNALKVWGLELILFNSPEYQRLGIDPINERSFICNYKEHWFTVRKLGKQWFNLNSLLMGPELISDTYLALFLAQLQQEGYSIFVVKGDLPDCEADQLLQMIQVQQMQRPKLIGEEPAQSRDERVQKTDLEQALDINHPFDGTGMLDEDEENFQRALALSRQEIDMEDEEADLRRAIQLSMQGGHRSEFSDCVSQNIPHSSGTSQSESLSSEELRRRRQTYFEKQQQQSQHQGQTPDIHDKPTTSSNALGTDPGGDMSEEDMLQAAMNMSLETVRNCLNTEEKK; via the exons atgTGGTCACGTGAGGTGGAGGCTGCTGCTGGCTCGGGACAAATAAACATGGAGGCCATCTTCCACGAGAGG CAAGAAGGCTCATTGTGCGCTCAGCACTGTCTGAATAACTTACTACAAGGGGAATATTTTAGCCCTGTGGAGTTATCTTCTATTGCACAGCAGCTAGATGAGGAAGAGAGAATAAGAATGGCAGAGGGAGGAGTTTCTAGTGAAGAGTACAGAACGTTTTTACAG CCTTCTGGAAATATGGATGACAGTGGCTACTTCTCCATTCAA GTTATAAGCAATGCCTTGAAAGTTTGGGGTTTAGAACTAATCCTCTTCAACAGCCCAGAGTATCAGAGGCTCGGGATCGACCCTAT aaatgaAAGATCATTTATTTGTAATTATAAGGAACACTGGTTTACAGTTCGAAAGTTAGGAAAACAG TGGTTTAACTTGAACTCTCTCCTGATGGGTCCAGAACTAATATCAGATACATACCTTGCACTTTTCTTGGCTCAGTTACAACAGGAAG GTTATTCTATATTTGTTGTAAAGGGTGACCTGCCAGATTGTGAGGCCGACCAACTACTGCAAATGATTCAGGTACAGCAGATGCAGCGACCAAAACTGATTGGGGAAGAGCCTGCACAATCAAGAGATGAAAG gGTGCAAAAAACTGACCTGGAACAAGCTTTAGACATTAACCATCCCTTTGATGGAACAGGCATGTTAGATGAAGATGAGGAGAATTTCCAAAGAGCCCTTGCTCTAAGTAGACAGGAAATTGATATGGAAGATGAAGAAGCTGATCTTCGTAGAGCCATTCAACTTAGTATGCAAG GAGGCCATCGAAGCGAGTTTTCAGACTGTGTATCGCAGAATATACCACATTCATCTGGTACAAGTCAGTCTGAATCTCTTTCTTCAGAAGAGCTGCGAAGGAGAAGACAGACATATTTTGAAAA ACAGCAGCAACAGTCACAGCATCAAGGCCAGACCCCAGATATACATGATAAGCCAACTACAAGTTCAAATGCACTAGGAACAGACCCAG GAGGCGATATGAGTGAAGAAGACATGCTTCAAGCAGCCATGAATATGTCCTTGGAAACTGTTAGGAACTGCCTGAatacagaagaaaagaaatga
- the ATXN3 gene encoding ataxin-3 isoform X4, producing the protein MWSREVEAAAGSGQINMEAIFHERQEGSLCAQHCLNNLLQGEYFSPVELSSIAQQLDEEERIRMAEGGVSSEEYRTFLQQPSGNMDDSGYFSIQWFNLNSLLMGPELISDTYLALFLAQLQQEGYSIFVVKGDLPDCEADQLLQMIQVQQMQRPKLIGEEPAQSRDERVQKTDLEQALDINHPFDGTGMLDEDEENFQRALALSRQEIDMEDEEADLRRAIQLSMQGGHRSEFSDCVSQNIPHSSGTSQSESLSSEELRRRRQTYFEKQQQQSQHQGQTPDIHDKPTTSSNALGTDPGGDMSEEDMLQAAMNMSLETVRNCLNTEEKK; encoded by the exons atgTGGTCACGTGAGGTGGAGGCTGCTGCTGGCTCGGGACAAATAAACATGGAGGCCATCTTCCACGAGAGG CAAGAAGGCTCATTGTGCGCTCAGCACTGTCTGAATAACTTACTACAAGGGGAATATTTTAGCCCTGTGGAGTTATCTTCTATTGCACAGCAGCTAGATGAGGAAGAGAGAATAAGAATGGCAGAGGGAGGAGTTTCTAGTGAAGAGTACAGAACGTTTTTACAG CAGCCTTCTGGAAATATGGATGACAGTGGCTACTTCTCCATTCAA TGGTTTAACTTGAACTCTCTCCTGATGGGTCCAGAACTAATATCAGATACATACCTTGCACTTTTCTTGGCTCAGTTACAACAGGAAG GTTATTCTATATTTGTTGTAAAGGGTGACCTGCCAGATTGTGAGGCCGACCAACTACTGCAAATGATTCAGGTACAGCAGATGCAGCGACCAAAACTGATTGGGGAAGAGCCTGCACAATCAAGAGATGAAAG gGTGCAAAAAACTGACCTGGAACAAGCTTTAGACATTAACCATCCCTTTGATGGAACAGGCATGTTAGATGAAGATGAGGAGAATTTCCAAAGAGCCCTTGCTCTAAGTAGACAGGAAATTGATATGGAAGATGAAGAAGCTGATCTTCGTAGAGCCATTCAACTTAGTATGCAAG GAGGCCATCGAAGCGAGTTTTCAGACTGTGTATCGCAGAATATACCACATTCATCTGGTACAAGTCAGTCTGAATCTCTTTCTTCAGAAGAGCTGCGAAGGAGAAGACAGACATATTTTGAAAA ACAGCAGCAACAGTCACAGCATCAAGGCCAGACCCCAGATATACATGATAAGCCAACTACAAGTTCAAATGCACTAGGAACAGACCCAG GAGGCGATATGAGTGAAGAAGACATGCTTCAAGCAGCCATGAATATGTCCTTGGAAACTGTTAGGAACTGCCTGAatacagaagaaaagaaatga
- the ATXN3 gene encoding ataxin-3 isoform X6 gives MAEGGVSSEEYRTFLQQPSGNMDDSGYFSIQVISNALKVWGLELILFNSPEYQRLGIDPINERSFICNYKEHWFTVRKLGKQWFNLNSLLMGPELISDTYLALFLAQLQQEGYSIFVVKGDLPDCEADQLLQMIQVQQMQRPKLIGEEPAQSRDERVQKTDLEQALDINHPFDGTGMLDEDEENFQRALALSRQEIDMEDEEADLRRAIQLSMQGGHRSEFSDCVSQNIPHSSGTSQSESLSSEELRRRRQTYFEKQQQQSQHQGQTPDIHDKPTTSSNALGTDPGGDMSEEDMLQAAMNMSLETVRNCLNTEEKK, from the exons ATGGCAGAGGGAGGAGTTTCTAGTGAAGAGTACAGAACGTTTTTACAG CAGCCTTCTGGAAATATGGATGACAGTGGCTACTTCTCCATTCAA GTTATAAGCAATGCCTTGAAAGTTTGGGGTTTAGAACTAATCCTCTTCAACAGCCCAGAGTATCAGAGGCTCGGGATCGACCCTAT aaatgaAAGATCATTTATTTGTAATTATAAGGAACACTGGTTTACAGTTCGAAAGTTAGGAAAACAG TGGTTTAACTTGAACTCTCTCCTGATGGGTCCAGAACTAATATCAGATACATACCTTGCACTTTTCTTGGCTCAGTTACAACAGGAAG GTTATTCTATATTTGTTGTAAAGGGTGACCTGCCAGATTGTGAGGCCGACCAACTACTGCAAATGATTCAGGTACAGCAGATGCAGCGACCAAAACTGATTGGGGAAGAGCCTGCACAATCAAGAGATGAAAG gGTGCAAAAAACTGACCTGGAACAAGCTTTAGACATTAACCATCCCTTTGATGGAACAGGCATGTTAGATGAAGATGAGGAGAATTTCCAAAGAGCCCTTGCTCTAAGTAGACAGGAAATTGATATGGAAGATGAAGAAGCTGATCTTCGTAGAGCCATTCAACTTAGTATGCAAG GAGGCCATCGAAGCGAGTTTTCAGACTGTGTATCGCAGAATATACCACATTCATCTGGTACAAGTCAGTCTGAATCTCTTTCTTCAGAAGAGCTGCGAAGGAGAAGACAGACATATTTTGAAAA ACAGCAGCAACAGTCACAGCATCAAGGCCAGACCCCAGATATACATGATAAGCCAACTACAAGTTCAAATGCACTAGGAACAGACCCAG GAGGCGATATGAGTGAAGAAGACATGCTTCAAGCAGCCATGAATATGTCCTTGGAAACTGTTAGGAACTGCCTGAatacagaagaaaagaaatga
- the ATXN3 gene encoding ataxin-3 isoform X1: MIGCCGAGMWSREVEAAAGSGQINMEAIFHERQEGSLCAQHCLNNLLQGEYFSPVELSSIAQQLDEEERIRMAEGGVSSEEYRTFLQQPSGNMDDSGYFSIQVISNALKVWGLELILFNSPEYQRLGIDPINERSFICNYKEHWFTVRKLGKQWFNLNSLLMGPELISDTYLALFLAQLQQEGYSIFVVKGDLPDCEADQLLQMIQVQQMQRPKLIGEEPAQSRDERVQKTDLEQALDINHPFDGTGMLDEDEENFQRALALSRQEIDMEDEEADLRRAIQLSMQGGHRSEFSDCVSQNIPHSSGTSQSESLSSEELRRRRQTYFEKQQQQSQHQGQTPDIHDKPTTSSNALGTDPGGDMSEEDMLQAAMNMSLETVRNCLNTEEKK; the protein is encoded by the exons ATGAttggctgctgtggggctgggatgTGGTCACGTGAGGTGGAGGCTGCTGCTGGCTCGGGACAAATAAACATGGAGGCCATCTTCCACGAGAGG CAAGAAGGCTCATTGTGCGCTCAGCACTGTCTGAATAACTTACTACAAGGGGAATATTTTAGCCCTGTGGAGTTATCTTCTATTGCACAGCAGCTAGATGAGGAAGAGAGAATAAGAATGGCAGAGGGAGGAGTTTCTAGTGAAGAGTACAGAACGTTTTTACAG CAGCCTTCTGGAAATATGGATGACAGTGGCTACTTCTCCATTCAA GTTATAAGCAATGCCTTGAAAGTTTGGGGTTTAGAACTAATCCTCTTCAACAGCCCAGAGTATCAGAGGCTCGGGATCGACCCTAT aaatgaAAGATCATTTATTTGTAATTATAAGGAACACTGGTTTACAGTTCGAAAGTTAGGAAAACAG TGGTTTAACTTGAACTCTCTCCTGATGGGTCCAGAACTAATATCAGATACATACCTTGCACTTTTCTTGGCTCAGTTACAACAGGAAG GTTATTCTATATTTGTTGTAAAGGGTGACCTGCCAGATTGTGAGGCCGACCAACTACTGCAAATGATTCAGGTACAGCAGATGCAGCGACCAAAACTGATTGGGGAAGAGCCTGCACAATCAAGAGATGAAAG gGTGCAAAAAACTGACCTGGAACAAGCTTTAGACATTAACCATCCCTTTGATGGAACAGGCATGTTAGATGAAGATGAGGAGAATTTCCAAAGAGCCCTTGCTCTAAGTAGACAGGAAATTGATATGGAAGATGAAGAAGCTGATCTTCGTAGAGCCATTCAACTTAGTATGCAAG GAGGCCATCGAAGCGAGTTTTCAGACTGTGTATCGCAGAATATACCACATTCATCTGGTACAAGTCAGTCTGAATCTCTTTCTTCAGAAGAGCTGCGAAGGAGAAGACAGACATATTTTGAAAA ACAGCAGCAACAGTCACAGCATCAAGGCCAGACCCCAGATATACATGATAAGCCAACTACAAGTTCAAATGCACTAGGAACAGACCCAG GAGGCGATATGAGTGAAGAAGACATGCTTCAAGCAGCCATGAATATGTCCTTGGAAACTGTTAGGAACTGCCTGAatacagaagaaaagaaatga
- the ATXN3 gene encoding ataxin-3 isoform X5: MWSREVEAAAGSGQINMEAIFHERQEGSLCAQHCLNNLLQGEYFSPVELSSIAQQLDEEERIRMAEGGVSSEEYRTFLQPSGNMDDSGYFSIQWFNLNSLLMGPELISDTYLALFLAQLQQEGYSIFVVKGDLPDCEADQLLQMIQVQQMQRPKLIGEEPAQSRDERVQKTDLEQALDINHPFDGTGMLDEDEENFQRALALSRQEIDMEDEEADLRRAIQLSMQGGHRSEFSDCVSQNIPHSSGTSQSESLSSEELRRRRQTYFEKQQQQSQHQGQTPDIHDKPTTSSNALGTDPGGDMSEEDMLQAAMNMSLETVRNCLNTEEKK; encoded by the exons atgTGGTCACGTGAGGTGGAGGCTGCTGCTGGCTCGGGACAAATAAACATGGAGGCCATCTTCCACGAGAGG CAAGAAGGCTCATTGTGCGCTCAGCACTGTCTGAATAACTTACTACAAGGGGAATATTTTAGCCCTGTGGAGTTATCTTCTATTGCACAGCAGCTAGATGAGGAAGAGAGAATAAGAATGGCAGAGGGAGGAGTTTCTAGTGAAGAGTACAGAACGTTTTTACAG CCTTCTGGAAATATGGATGACAGTGGCTACTTCTCCATTCAA TGGTTTAACTTGAACTCTCTCCTGATGGGTCCAGAACTAATATCAGATACATACCTTGCACTTTTCTTGGCTCAGTTACAACAGGAAG GTTATTCTATATTTGTTGTAAAGGGTGACCTGCCAGATTGTGAGGCCGACCAACTACTGCAAATGATTCAGGTACAGCAGATGCAGCGACCAAAACTGATTGGGGAAGAGCCTGCACAATCAAGAGATGAAAG gGTGCAAAAAACTGACCTGGAACAAGCTTTAGACATTAACCATCCCTTTGATGGAACAGGCATGTTAGATGAAGATGAGGAGAATTTCCAAAGAGCCCTTGCTCTAAGTAGACAGGAAATTGATATGGAAGATGAAGAAGCTGATCTTCGTAGAGCCATTCAACTTAGTATGCAAG GAGGCCATCGAAGCGAGTTTTCAGACTGTGTATCGCAGAATATACCACATTCATCTGGTACAAGTCAGTCTGAATCTCTTTCTTCAGAAGAGCTGCGAAGGAGAAGACAGACATATTTTGAAAA ACAGCAGCAACAGTCACAGCATCAAGGCCAGACCCCAGATATACATGATAAGCCAACTACAAGTTCAAATGCACTAGGAACAGACCCAG GAGGCGATATGAGTGAAGAAGACATGCTTCAAGCAGCCATGAATATGTCCTTGGAAACTGTTAGGAACTGCCTGAatacagaagaaaagaaatga
- the ATXN3 gene encoding ataxin-3 isoform X3, whose protein sequence is MWSREVEAAAGSGQINMEAIFHERQEGSLCAQHCLNNLLQGEYFSPVELSSIAQQLDEEERIRMAEGGVSSEEYRTFLQQPSGNMDDSGYFSIQVISNALKVWGLELILFNSPEYQRLGIDPINERSFICNYKEHWFTVRKLGKQWFNLNSLLMGPELISDTYLALFLAQLQQEGYSIFVVKGDLPDCEADQLLQMIQVQQMQRPKLIGEEPAQSRDERVQKTDLEQALDINHPFDGTGMLDEDEENFQRALALSRQEIDMEDEEADLRRAIQLSMQGGHRSEFSDCVSQNIPHSSGTSQSESLSSEELRRRRQTYFEKQQQQSQHQGQTPDIHDKPTTSSNALGTDPE, encoded by the exons atgTGGTCACGTGAGGTGGAGGCTGCTGCTGGCTCGGGACAAATAAACATGGAGGCCATCTTCCACGAGAGG CAAGAAGGCTCATTGTGCGCTCAGCACTGTCTGAATAACTTACTACAAGGGGAATATTTTAGCCCTGTGGAGTTATCTTCTATTGCACAGCAGCTAGATGAGGAAGAGAGAATAAGAATGGCAGAGGGAGGAGTTTCTAGTGAAGAGTACAGAACGTTTTTACAG CAGCCTTCTGGAAATATGGATGACAGTGGCTACTTCTCCATTCAA GTTATAAGCAATGCCTTGAAAGTTTGGGGTTTAGAACTAATCCTCTTCAACAGCCCAGAGTATCAGAGGCTCGGGATCGACCCTAT aaatgaAAGATCATTTATTTGTAATTATAAGGAACACTGGTTTACAGTTCGAAAGTTAGGAAAACAG TGGTTTAACTTGAACTCTCTCCTGATGGGTCCAGAACTAATATCAGATACATACCTTGCACTTTTCTTGGCTCAGTTACAACAGGAAG GTTATTCTATATTTGTTGTAAAGGGTGACCTGCCAGATTGTGAGGCCGACCAACTACTGCAAATGATTCAGGTACAGCAGATGCAGCGACCAAAACTGATTGGGGAAGAGCCTGCACAATCAAGAGATGAAAG gGTGCAAAAAACTGACCTGGAACAAGCTTTAGACATTAACCATCCCTTTGATGGAACAGGCATGTTAGATGAAGATGAGGAGAATTTCCAAAGAGCCCTTGCTCTAAGTAGACAGGAAATTGATATGGAAGATGAAGAAGCTGATCTTCGTAGAGCCATTCAACTTAGTATGCAAG GAGGCCATCGAAGCGAGTTTTCAGACTGTGTATCGCAGAATATACCACATTCATCTGGTACAAGTCAGTCTGAATCTCTTTCTTCAGAAGAGCTGCGAAGGAGAAGACAGACATATTTTGAAAA ACAGCAGCAACAGTCACAGCATCAAGGCCAGACCCCAGATATACATGATAAGCCAACTACAAGTTCAAATGCACTAGGAACAGACCCAG AATGA
- the NDUFB1 gene encoding NADH dehydrogenase [ubiquinone] 1 beta subcomplex subunit 1, giving the protein MVNFVQAVREYWVHILCPMGFVIGCYLDRRNDEKLSAFRNKSMLFKRELKPGEEVTWK; this is encoded by the exons ATGGTGAATTTTGTCCAAGCTGTGCGTGAATACTGGGTCCATATTTTGTGTCCCATGGGATTTGTTATTGGATGCTATCTGGACAGAAGGAATGATGAAAAGCTATCAGCTTTCAGAAACAAGAGCATGTTATTTAAAAG GGAATTGAAACCCGGTGAAGAAGTTACCTGGAAATAA